The proteins below come from a single Pseudomonadota bacterium genomic window:
- a CDS encoding methyltransferase yields the protein MNDETVDRLTRGLQIIQKARGHRAASDDTFLAWAAARERPLAARVLDLGTGKGAAALLLLARLPSCRVVGVEAVAASHDLAVRNAALNRLEHRFDPRLGDLRDPSVLDGLPPFDLAMGAPPFMPLGSGPLPIEETRAAGRFELRGGVRDYAAAAARHLAPDGVAVILMDGLDRSAVRASDALREAGLHLRRVVAIRPRPGEPPTYRIFVADRGGGPADEEALCVRNETGDALSPEHRAVRDEMDLP from the coding sequence ATGAACGACGAGACGGTGGATCGGCTCACGCGCGGCCTGCAGATCATCCAGAAGGCGCGCGGCCACCGCGCGGCGTCGGACGACACGTTCCTCGCCTGGGCGGCCGCCCGGGAGCGACCTCTCGCCGCACGCGTCCTCGACCTCGGCACGGGCAAGGGGGCCGCGGCGCTGCTGCTCCTCGCCCGCCTGCCGTCGTGCCGCGTCGTCGGCGTCGAGGCGGTCGCCGCGAGCCACGATCTCGCGGTGCGCAACGCGGCGCTCAACCGGCTCGAGCACCGCTTCGACCCCAGGCTCGGCGATCTCCGCGATCCGTCCGTGCTCGACGGCCTCCCGCCCTTCGACCTCGCGATGGGGGCGCCGCCGTTCATGCCGCTCGGCAGCGGGCCCCTCCCGATCGAGGAGACCCGCGCAGCGGGCAGGTTCGAGCTCCGGGGCGGGGTGCGCGACTACGCTGCGGCCGCGGCCCGGCACCTCGCGCCCGACGGGGTGGCGGTGATCCTGATGGACGGGCTCGACCGCTCCGCCGTGCGCGCGTCCGACGCCCTCCGCGAAGCGGGCCTCCACCTGCGCCGCGTCGTCGCGATCAGGCCCCGACCGGGCGAGCCGCCGACGTACCGGATCTTCGTCGCGGACCGCGGCGGCGGGCCGGCCGACGAGGAGGCCCTCTGCGTGCGGAACGAGACGGGCGACGCGCTCTCGCCCGAGCACCGCGCGGTGCGCGACGAGATGGATCTCCCGTGA